The proteins below come from a single Prolixibacter sp. NT017 genomic window:
- a CDS encoding sulfite exporter TauE/SafE family protein, whose product MEWVFIAIVILFASVLKGLTGFGFALLAMPFLLIFYPAKVVIPVLTLFNLLTSTQIILKIPNLKLNRYTLKIPIWGVIGTIPGVILLNFIEDRPFKIFVGAMLIIVSVAFLKGFRFKIKDPLRGSVTAGLTSGFLGGFTSISGPPLALFLTSLNVSNDDFRGKFAYFNIATATLAIVGYAFSHMLTVETLKITAFQLPIMIFGILIGQKLSRIVSVSLFQKICILITLFSGFMTLFSVLHPL is encoded by the coding sequence ATGGAATGGGTATTCATCGCAATAGTCATACTATTTGCATCAGTACTGAAAGGTTTGACAGGCTTTGGCTTTGCCCTGCTTGCCATGCCTTTTCTGCTCATTTTTTATCCGGCCAAAGTAGTCATCCCGGTACTAACCCTGTTTAACCTACTTACTTCCACGCAGATTATTCTGAAAATACCGAACCTGAAACTGAACCGGTATACACTGAAAATTCCAATCTGGGGAGTTATCGGAACCATCCCCGGCGTGATATTGCTGAATTTCATCGAAGACCGTCCGTTCAAAATATTTGTGGGAGCAATGCTTATCATTGTCTCCGTTGCTTTTTTAAAGGGTTTTCGTTTTAAAATCAAAGACCCTTTACGTGGCTCGGTAACTGCCGGCTTGACCAGCGGTTTTCTGGGAGGTTTTACGTCCATCAGTGGTCCACCCCTTGCGCTTTTTCTCACGTCACTCAACGTTTCCAACGACGATTTTCGGGGCAAGTTCGCCTATTTCAATATTGCAACTGCTACGCTGGCCATCGTCGGATATGCATTCAGCCATATGCTTACCGTTGAAACATTAAAAATAACAGCCTTTCAGCTTCCCATCATGATTTTTGGGATTCTCATCGGGCAAAAACTCAGCCGGATTGTTTCAGTCAGTCTGTTTCAGAAAATCTGTATCCTGATTACACTGTTTTCAGGATTCATGACCTTGTTCAGCGTTCTGCATCCGCTCTGA
- a CDS encoding HlyD family secretion protein, which translates to MTSENKNRKKKVRVYLPLAIVIVAVLGIGWHYYKEYTHYIKTDDAYVDADKVAVSAKMMGRVEKMYVKEGDTVEKGTLLAELDSTDLVARKNQTEAAVEQAQTALIQAQAQYSYNKENLKVLKVNLQRSKDDFERGKTQFKGGVIPQEQFEHLQKAHEAASATYQAAQKQLQVAQSQIKSAKAAINTAKSQVGVIEASLDNTKLYAPISGVIAKRWLLQGDMAQPGQSVVTISNNHDYWITVYLEETSVGEIKDGQPAKFTIDAYPGVTFFGKIFYIGSNTASQFALIPPNNASGNFTKVTQRVPVKISIDKADNNEKISQFNLMAGMSSVIKIIRQ; encoded by the coding sequence ATGACAAGCGAGAACAAAAACAGGAAAAAGAAAGTCAGGGTATATCTTCCCCTGGCCATTGTTATTGTTGCCGTCCTGGGTATTGGTTGGCACTATTACAAAGAATATACGCATTACATTAAAACAGATGATGCGTATGTTGATGCCGATAAAGTGGCCGTGAGCGCCAAAATGATGGGCCGCGTTGAGAAAATGTACGTAAAAGAAGGCGACACAGTGGAAAAAGGAACACTGCTTGCTGAGCTGGACAGCACCGATTTGGTTGCCCGGAAAAACCAGACCGAAGCAGCTGTTGAACAGGCACAAACAGCACTGATTCAGGCACAGGCGCAGTACAGCTACAACAAAGAAAACCTGAAAGTGCTGAAAGTGAACCTGCAACGAAGCAAAGACGACTTTGAGCGGGGGAAAACACAGTTCAAAGGAGGAGTTATTCCACAGGAACAGTTCGAGCACCTGCAAAAAGCACACGAAGCTGCTTCAGCAACTTACCAGGCAGCTCAAAAACAACTACAGGTAGCGCAATCGCAAATTAAAAGTGCAAAAGCTGCCATCAATACAGCCAAATCGCAAGTGGGCGTGATTGAGGCTTCATTGGATAATACAAAACTTTACGCTCCTATCAGTGGAGTGATTGCCAAACGTTGGTTATTGCAAGGAGATATGGCGCAACCCGGTCAATCGGTTGTTACCATCTCGAACAACCACGACTACTGGATTACCGTTTACCTGGAAGAGACCAGCGTAGGTGAAATCAAAGATGGTCAACCGGCCAAATTCACCATCGACGCCTATCCGGGTGTCACCTTCTTTGGCAAGATTTTCTATATCGGTTCGAACACTGCTTCGCAGTTTGCGCTGATTCCGCCGAACAACGCTTCCGGAAACTTCACGAAAGTGACCCAGCGTGTTCCGGTGAAAATATCCATTGACAAAGCTGACAACAACGAAAAAATCAGTCAATTCAATCTGATGGCCGGTATGTCATCAGTCATTAAAATTATTCGACAATGA
- a CDS encoding TolC family protein, which yields MIKKKHILPLLVGVVMAFSQQLSAQTETVAMETSPTDSLSLDSIISKVVSSYPSVKEAEEAIKRADTQIDLARSGHYPDVSVNGSYSHIGPVTKFTVPGMGEIQMNPNDNYSATVDISQSIYDFGKTAANLAYQQESKQLGKQTLERVKQQLSIRAVHTYYSLLFLQEAIDIKNEQLANLQRHLDFINKKMATGSATQYEALSTKVKISGVKSQKLDILSSIRIQQAVLNTLLGEPETKHHFVKEKLTVDKTRNLKADTMINMAVRNRDEMKIAREKTRLAELNLNLIKAKNTPNLKAFASAGAKDGYLPDLYQFKPNYAVGLDLHIPIYDANRNKNQQLLAKSGIQSSVYETERMQREVASDVIKSSANVETAAHKVQQFKLQLKQARDAFSLAETSFKAGSITNLDLLDATTAVSNSRLLLLKSEIDYALSIYDLQASIGDRMYE from the coding sequence ATGATTAAGAAAAAGCATATATTACCATTACTCGTTGGCGTTGTGATGGCATTTTCGCAGCAACTGAGTGCACAAACTGAAACGGTTGCGATGGAAACTTCACCAACCGACTCGCTTTCGCTTGACAGCATCATCAGTAAAGTGGTCAGCAGTTACCCTTCGGTAAAAGAAGCGGAAGAGGCCATAAAAAGAGCCGACACCCAAATTGATTTGGCACGTTCGGGCCACTATCCCGATGTAAGTGTCAACGGCAGCTACTCGCATATTGGCCCTGTCACCAAATTCACGGTTCCGGGAATGGGCGAAATTCAAATGAATCCCAACGACAATTACTCGGCGACAGTTGATATCAGCCAATCCATATATGATTTCGGAAAAACGGCGGCTAATTTAGCTTATCAGCAAGAAAGCAAACAGTTGGGTAAACAAACGCTGGAACGGGTTAAGCAGCAACTGTCTATCCGGGCAGTACACACTTACTACAGTTTGCTATTTCTGCAGGAAGCCATCGACATCAAAAATGAGCAGCTGGCCAATTTGCAGCGTCACCTCGATTTCATCAACAAAAAGATGGCAACCGGTTCGGCAACGCAATATGAGGCGCTTTCCACGAAAGTGAAAATATCAGGAGTAAAAAGCCAAAAACTGGATATTTTGTCATCTATCCGGATTCAACAGGCAGTGCTCAATACCCTATTAGGTGAGCCCGAAACAAAGCACCATTTCGTCAAAGAAAAACTTACGGTCGATAAAACCCGGAACCTGAAGGCTGACACCATGATTAATATGGCAGTCCGCAATCGGGACGAGATGAAAATTGCTCGTGAAAAAACACGTTTGGCAGAGTTGAACCTGAATTTGATTAAAGCGAAGAATACGCCAAACTTAAAGGCATTTGCTTCGGCCGGAGCGAAGGACGGGTACCTCCCCGACCTTTATCAGTTCAAACCCAACTATGCGGTAGGTCTGGATTTGCATATCCCGATTTATGACGCTAACCGGAACAAGAACCAACAACTTCTCGCTAAATCGGGCATACAAAGTTCGGTTTACGAAACGGAGCGAATGCAACGTGAAGTGGCAAGCGATGTAATTAAAAGTTCCGCCAACGTCGAAACTGCGGCTCATAAGGTGCAGCAATTCAAACTTCAGCTGAAGCAGGCAAGAGACGCATTTTCACTGGCTGAAACCAGTTTCAAGGCTGGCTCCATAACTAACCTCGATTTGCTCGACGCCACCACTGCGGTATCGAACAGCCGGTTATTGCTGCTAAAATCAGAAATTGACTATGCACTAAGCATATACGACCTACAGGCATCCATTGGCGATCGCATGTATGAGTAA
- a CDS encoding LysR family transcriptional regulator: MDYRYQVFLAVANNLSFTKAAQELYISQPAVTRHIRELENTLGLALFNRKGNRITLTAAGEIVYRFAQKTHVLYDELQYELGTLKQTFSGSLRLGASSTISQYVIPEVIAAFHTRYPDIEVSLINGNSFEMEQKLQENRIDLAMVENYSSKTDLQYVDFSDDEIVVIAGHTCKFGRNVNGTLAELQHIPLVVRERGSGTLEVIEQYLKSAGYPLDRLNVILHLGSTEAIKNFLPRFNGIGLVSVNAIQKEIQLNTLKIIPVKGLNIKRKFRFAYPKGPLTGNVKYFVDFVRNYNMAL; the protein is encoded by the coding sequence ATGGATTACCGTTACCAGGTTTTTCTGGCTGTCGCCAATAATTTGAGTTTTACCAAAGCTGCACAGGAGCTGTACATCAGCCAACCAGCCGTTACCCGTCACATTCGCGAACTCGAAAACACATTGGGTCTTGCCCTGTTCAACCGAAAGGGAAACCGTATTACATTAACAGCAGCAGGCGAAATTGTGTACCGTTTTGCACAGAAAACGCACGTACTGTATGATGAGCTGCAATACGAGCTCGGTACCCTGAAGCAAACCTTCTCCGGTTCTTTACGATTAGGAGCCAGTTCCACTATTTCGCAGTACGTAATTCCCGAAGTAATTGCAGCATTCCATACCCGTTACCCCGATATTGAAGTCAGCCTAATCAACGGCAACTCTTTTGAAATGGAGCAGAAGTTGCAGGAAAACCGTATCGATTTAGCGATGGTCGAGAACTATTCCAGCAAAACTGATTTGCAATACGTTGATTTTTCGGATGACGAAATTGTAGTTATCGCGGGACATACCTGCAAATTTGGCCGGAATGTAAACGGCACACTCGCCGAACTTCAGCACATCCCGCTCGTAGTCCGTGAAAGAGGCTCCGGAACTTTGGAAGTCATTGAGCAATATTTAAAAAGTGCCGGTTACCCGCTCGATCGGCTGAATGTTATTCTTCACCTGGGAAGTACAGAAGCCATTAAAAATTTCCTTCCCCGCTTCAACGGAATCGGCCTTGTCTCTGTAAATGCCATTCAAAAGGAAATTCAGCTCAATACCCTGAAGATTATTCCTGTGAAAGGATTGAATATCAAACGAAAGTTCCGCTTTGCGTATCCCAAAGGGCCGTTAACCGGAAACGTCAAGTATTTTGTTGATTTTGTCAGAAACTATAACATGGCGTTATAA
- a CDS encoding MFS transporter, whose product MEQNKRSNRNILLVLFVGVLMGALDISIVGPAIPSISKDIAVSQRLLGWIFSIYVLFNLVGISLFAKLSDRFGRRSIYMLSVFLFAIGSLIVALSHTFDMLILGRAVQGFGSSGIFPVASAVVGDVFPPEKRGRILGLIGAVFGLAFIIGPVIAGTMLSFFSWNYLFLINLPIAALIIWGSFRILPNKRIESSTVLDWKGIVLLGLLLGAFALGINRTSTSGFFSSLASMRVLPFLVASVALLFVFVRVEKDAQNPVVRVNMFQSRQIRLVALIAFGTGVLQASFVFVPDFVVDVFGVTSAKASFMLLPAVLAIAVGSPLFGRMLDAVGSRLVILIGLVIAIVGYYLMHEVEGSRSFFYLAGALIGLGLSVPSGSSLRYIMLNEVSAAERATTQGLVTIFISIGQMLGGAIIGAITASEEGIKGYQNLFFYLAVMILVMTLFSIRLKSRKVELATSVRE is encoded by the coding sequence ATGGAGCAAAATAAACGCAGTAACCGAAACATACTGCTGGTGCTTTTTGTGGGTGTTCTGATGGGAGCCCTTGACATTTCGATTGTAGGGCCGGCCATACCGTCCATCTCAAAGGATATTGCTGTCAGTCAGCGATTACTGGGATGGATTTTTTCCATCTATGTGTTGTTCAATCTCGTTGGAATTTCTCTGTTTGCCAAGCTTTCCGACCGTTTTGGACGAAGAAGCATATACATGCTTTCCGTCTTTTTGTTTGCCATCGGTTCACTCATTGTTGCACTTTCGCATACCTTCGATATGCTGATACTCGGACGCGCTGTGCAGGGATTTGGCTCGAGCGGTATTTTCCCGGTTGCATCCGCAGTAGTTGGTGATGTGTTTCCGCCTGAGAAACGAGGGAGGATCCTCGGTCTTATCGGTGCGGTTTTCGGCTTGGCATTCATTATCGGGCCGGTGATTGCCGGAACAATGCTGTCGTTCTTCTCCTGGAACTACCTTTTCCTGATCAATCTGCCAATTGCAGCCCTTATCATCTGGGGAAGTTTCCGCATTTTGCCCAACAAAAGAATTGAAAGCTCGACGGTGCTCGACTGGAAAGGAATTGTTTTGCTTGGACTTTTACTTGGCGCCTTTGCGCTGGGAATTAACCGTACCAGCACTTCCGGATTCTTCAGTAGTTTGGCTTCGATGCGGGTTCTGCCCTTTTTAGTGGCATCAGTGGCTTTACTTTTTGTGTTCGTTCGTGTTGAGAAGGATGCACAAAATCCGGTGGTTCGCGTGAATATGTTTCAAAGCCGGCAAATACGGTTGGTGGCACTCATCGCTTTCGGAACAGGAGTTTTGCAGGCATCATTTGTATTTGTTCCCGATTTCGTGGTCGATGTATTCGGAGTCACTTCGGCGAAAGCCAGCTTTATGCTATTACCGGCTGTTCTGGCCATTGCAGTTGGCTCGCCTTTGTTTGGCCGCATGCTCGATGCGGTTGGCTCACGTTTGGTTATACTGATTGGTTTGGTAATTGCTATTGTGGGTTACTACCTGATGCATGAAGTGGAAGGAAGTCGCAGCTTTTTCTATCTGGCTGGAGCCTTAATCGGACTGGGACTTTCCGTTCCGTCTGGCAGTTCGTTGCGTTACATCATGCTGAATGAAGTTTCGGCAGCGGAACGAGCAACAACGCAAGGATTGGTAACCATTTTTATCAGTATTGGACAGATGCTGGGAGGTGCCATCATTGGCGCAATAACTGCATCAGAAGAAGGTATCAAAGGTTATCAGAATTTGTTTTTCTACCTGGCGGTGATGATACTGGTGATGACCTTATTTTCCATTCGTTTAAAAAGCCGGAAAGTAGAACTGGCAACCAGCGTTCGGGAATAA
- a CDS encoding glycine betaine ABC transporter substrate-binding protein, with the protein MNLLRKLTIISAAALMLTSCGGSKKNNSEKSAKKKVTIAMVNWAECIADTHLAKVALEAHGYKVDLINADVAPVFAAVAKGDANVFMEVWGPITHKPYLDKFGDKIEKLGIVYKDGRLGLVVPQYVTIDSINQLNEYKDKFDGKIIGINPGAGIMKITQKVIKDYNLNYELVTSSEAGMLASLKKAYDKKEWIVVTGWKPHTMFARYKLKILKDPKKVMGEAETISTYATKGWAEKNPETATFFRNFKMNDDLLGSLMLAIEAAPGKEDQAAKKWYDEHKELVDGWFKKQAN; encoded by the coding sequence ATGAATTTATTACGAAAACTTACAATCATTTCAGCTGCTGCATTGATGCTGACTTCCTGCGGTGGTTCAAAGAAGAATAACTCTGAAAAAAGCGCTAAGAAGAAAGTAACCATTGCGATGGTGAACTGGGCGGAATGTATCGCTGATACACACCTGGCCAAAGTAGCTCTGGAAGCACATGGCTACAAAGTCGATTTGATTAACGCTGACGTAGCACCTGTATTCGCGGCTGTTGCCAAAGGCGATGCCAATGTTTTCATGGAGGTTTGGGGCCCGATTACACACAAACCGTACCTCGATAAATTTGGCGATAAAATTGAAAAACTGGGAATCGTCTACAAAGACGGTCGTCTGGGATTAGTTGTTCCACAATACGTTACCATCGACTCCATCAACCAATTGAACGAATACAAAGACAAGTTCGATGGCAAAATCATCGGTATTAACCCGGGAGCCGGTATCATGAAAATTACTCAGAAAGTAATTAAAGATTACAATTTGAATTACGAACTGGTTACTTCGAGTGAAGCCGGAATGCTTGCCTCATTGAAAAAAGCATACGACAAAAAAGAGTGGATTGTAGTAACCGGCTGGAAGCCTCACACCATGTTTGCCAGGTATAAACTGAAGATTTTGAAGGATCCGAAGAAAGTAATGGGTGAAGCAGAAACCATTTCGACTTATGCAACCAAAGGTTGGGCTGAAAAAAATCCGGAAACTGCTACTTTCTTCCGCAACTTCAAAATGAACGACGATCTGCTGGGATCATTAATGTTGGCTATAGAAGCAGCTCCCGGCAAAGAAGATCAGGCTGCAAAAAAATGGTACGACGAACATAAAGAGCTGGTTGACGGCTGGTTCAAGAAGCAAGCCAACTAA
- a CDS encoding rhodanese-related sulfurtransferase, whose amino-acid sequence MFLYNRINKEELKKQLMAETFNRKTISFYRYHYIDNPGEIRDQLYREWFPLECFGRIYVAREGINTQMSVPEHNMEAFLETLAKFDLLKDIPIKYAIEDDGKSFYKLTIKVRPKIVADGLDERTFDVTNVGNHLSAMEFHELAGKDDTIIVDMRNFYESEIGHFEGAICPEADTFREEIEMVVEQLQDKKDEKILLYCTGGIRCEKASAYLRHFGFSDVNQLHGGILEYARQIKTENLQSRFVGKNFVFDERLGESVDGQIISHCHQCGKPCDTHTNCANNACHLLFIQCPECAAQYDGCCSDECRDEKHDPEKNTGARKKEYQFGNRKRNRVSLGLKKKLESEQIEQETVSE is encoded by the coding sequence ATGTTTCTCTACAATCGAATTAACAAAGAAGAGCTGAAGAAGCAATTGATGGCGGAAACGTTTAACCGGAAAACCATTTCGTTTTACCGTTATCATTACATCGACAACCCGGGTGAAATCCGTGATCAACTGTATCGTGAATGGTTCCCCCTGGAATGTTTCGGTCGTATTTACGTCGCGCGCGAAGGCATCAATACACAAATGAGCGTTCCGGAACACAACATGGAAGCCTTCCTGGAAACGCTGGCCAAATTCGACTTACTGAAAGACATCCCGATTAAATATGCCATCGAAGACGACGGCAAATCCTTTTACAAGCTCACCATCAAGGTGCGCCCGAAGATTGTAGCCGACGGTCTTGACGAACGCACATTTGATGTAACCAATGTAGGTAACCATTTGAGTGCGATGGAATTCCACGAATTAGCTGGTAAAGACGATACCATCATCGTGGATATGCGCAACTTCTACGAAAGCGAGATTGGTCATTTCGAAGGCGCCATTTGCCCGGAAGCCGACACGTTCCGTGAGGAAATTGAGATGGTGGTTGAACAATTACAGGATAAGAAAGACGAGAAGATTTTGTTGTACTGTACCGGAGGTATTCGCTGTGAAAAAGCAAGCGCTTATCTGCGTCATTTCGGATTCAGCGATGTGAATCAGTTGCACGGTGGAATTCTGGAATATGCACGGCAAATCAAAACAGAGAATCTGCAGTCGCGTTTTGTCGGAAAGAACTTTGTGTTTGACGAAAGGCTGGGCGAAAGTGTCGACGGCCAGATTATTTCACATTGCCACCAATGTGGAAAACCGTGCGATACACACACGAACTGCGCCAATAACGCCTGCCACTTGCTCTTCATTCAGTGCCCTGAATGTGCTGCTCAATACGATGGTTGCTGTTCAGACGAATGTCGTGATGAGAAACATGATCCGGAAAAGAATACCGGTGCACGGAAAAAAGAGTATCAATTCGGTAACCGGAAGAGAAATCGTGTCAGTCTCGGCTTGAAAAAGAAACTGGAGAGTGAGCAGATAGAACAGGAAACTGTTTCAGAATAA
- a CDS encoding TetR/AcrR family transcriptional regulator yields MVQVKHTGGNTEKLNRIIEAAQRRFGIYGLEKTSMREIASDLGISKASLYYYFPDKEHLYIHVVDKEHDEFVKNLRRNMEQSEFPDQMIRNFVKTRMELFRTFLNLSRFKMSNIREFKSLMNDSWIRSKTKEIQIMSDVLRQGMENGSFSKDNPDELAELFIDILRGLRTTFIKNKEYFFLDDEEYAVLVEKTNRFTEVFIRGIQK; encoded by the coding sequence ATGGTTCAGGTAAAACATACCGGAGGAAACACAGAGAAACTCAATCGAATAATTGAGGCGGCACAACGACGTTTCGGAATTTATGGTCTGGAAAAAACGTCCATGCGTGAAATTGCTTCAGATCTGGGTATCTCCAAAGCTTCGCTCTATTACTATTTCCCTGACAAGGAGCATCTTTATATTCATGTTGTTGATAAGGAGCACGATGAATTCGTCAAAAATCTCCGGCGAAATATGGAACAGTCAGAGTTTCCGGATCAGATGATCCGAAACTTTGTGAAAACCCGCATGGAACTATTCCGCACCTTTTTAAATCTCAGCCGATTCAAGATGAGTAACATCAGGGAATTCAAGTCACTCATGAATGATTCCTGGATTCGTTCCAAAACCAAGGAAATTCAGATTATGAGCGATGTACTGAGACAGGGCATGGAAAATGGCAGTTTCAGCAAAGATAATCCGGATGAGTTAGCGGAGCTTTTCATTGATATCCTTCGGGGGCTTCGAACCACTTTCATCAAAAACAAGGAATACTTCTTCCTCGACGATGAGGAATATGCAGTTTTGGTGGAGAAGACCAACCGCTTTACAGAAGTTTTTATACGTGGAATTCAGAAATAA
- a CDS encoding DHA2 family efflux MFS transporter permease subunit, which yields MSHPRKITLAHRIRRILRTRDSSYHPKSEFYRWWVLGNVMIGTFMAVLDATIVNVGLPKIMASFGVSIDKIEWVLTAYMLAMAVMLPTSGWFADRFGHKRMYFFGLFLFTFGSMMCGMSGNEDMLIFSRVIQGLGAGSLMPIGMAIITREFPPEQRGTALGFWAISAAASVSFGPLIGGYLVDNFSWKLMFDVNVPVGIIGMVVTMIIQQEYVNHRVGKFDLIGFLSVSIFLPVLLYALSEGNAATNSEGWHAPFILISFAISAIAFTIFIITELTVDKPLVDLKLLKNYNFAISNLIMFIFGIGMFGSTFLLPLFLQNSLGYTAIQAGAVFLPIGFIQGAASPIAGSFADKYNAKIPVVLGIILLALSFYLNSLFSRLTEHNYIMTSLYIRGLAMGIIFTPLSAISLLEIPRHQMAQASGLFNVIRQLGGSFGVAILATLLSSRIKFHTTIYGGALNANSETFKQVTHGLTNYIQHTTGSSLGTAAMQAKSVLIGHVSSEAFVQGIDDDFLIAAIITLIGGIPVFWLHTRKKLEAKNRVNHD from the coding sequence ATGAGCCACCCACGGAAAATAACGCTTGCTCACCGAATCAGGCGGATTCTCCGGACCAGAGACTCATCGTATCATCCCAAGAGCGAATTTTATCGTTGGTGGGTTTTGGGAAATGTCATGATTGGAACCTTTATGGCGGTATTGGATGCCACCATTGTCAATGTGGGGTTACCGAAAATCATGGCTTCGTTCGGAGTGAGCATCGATAAAATAGAATGGGTACTGACAGCTTACATGCTCGCCATGGCCGTCATGCTTCCGACCTCCGGATGGTTTGCCGATCGTTTTGGGCACAAACGCATGTATTTCTTCGGCCTGTTCCTGTTCACCTTTGGTTCCATGATGTGCGGAATGTCGGGCAATGAGGATATGCTCATTTTTTCCCGAGTTATTCAGGGATTGGGAGCAGGTTCGCTAATGCCTATCGGGATGGCAATTATTACCCGCGAATTTCCACCGGAGCAACGTGGAACAGCGCTTGGATTCTGGGCTATTTCAGCCGCAGCATCCGTTTCTTTCGGTCCGCTGATTGGAGGATACCTGGTCGATAATTTCAGCTGGAAACTCATGTTCGACGTCAATGTGCCGGTTGGGATTATCGGTATGGTGGTCACTATGATTATCCAACAGGAATACGTCAATCACCGGGTAGGAAAATTCGACTTAATAGGATTCCTGTCCGTCAGTATTTTTCTTCCGGTGCTGCTTTATGCTCTATCAGAAGGAAATGCAGCAACCAACAGCGAAGGCTGGCATGCTCCTTTTATACTGATCTCTTTTGCCATTTCAGCCATCGCATTCACCATTTTTATCATTACTGAGTTAACGGTGGATAAGCCGCTGGTGGACCTGAAACTACTGAAGAACTACAACTTCGCAATCAGCAACCTGATCATGTTCATTTTTGGTATCGGGATGTTCGGTAGTACATTCCTGTTGCCCCTGTTTTTGCAAAACTCCCTTGGGTATACAGCGATTCAGGCGGGAGCCGTTTTCTTGCCTATCGGATTTATCCAGGGAGCAGCATCGCCAATTGCCGGTAGTTTCGCAGACAAATACAACGCAAAAATTCCCGTTGTCCTGGGAATTATCCTGCTGGCGCTTAGCTTCTATCTAAACAGTTTGTTTTCGCGGCTGACAGAGCACAACTACATTATGACTTCACTGTATATCCGTGGGCTGGCAATGGGTATCATCTTTACTCCGTTGAGTGCTATTTCACTGCTTGAGATTCCGAGGCACCAAATGGCGCAGGCATCAGGTCTGTTCAACGTAATTCGACAATTGGGAGGTAGTTTCGGTGTAGCAATTCTGGCAACCCTGCTATCTTCCCGGATAAAGTTTCATACCACGATCTATGGTGGAGCATTGAATGCAAACTCGGAAACTTTTAAGCAGGTAACTCACGGACTGACCAACTATATTCAGCATACTACCGGAAGTTCCCTCGGAACCGCAGCCATGCAGGCGAAATCAGTGCTGATAGGTCATGTAAGCAGTGAAGCATTTGTTCAGGGAATTGACGATGACTTTTTAATAGCGGCTATCATCACATTGATAGGAGGAATACCTGTTTTCTGGTTACATACAAGGAAAAAATTGGAAGCAAAAAATCGAGTGAATCATGATTAA
- a CDS encoding YeiH family protein, translating to MKKALSLKSTSTFLYRAVPALILFPFVSAPIALAAGLTLSFFGHEDAKPETGRTISFLLQASIVLMGFGMNLGTVLTAGISGFKITLFSVVSTILVGLFLGWIFRVDKKTSYLISVGTAICGGSAIAATAPVLKAENRQISFALATIFILNSVALFLFPVLGHIMHLSQETFGYWAAIAIHDTSSVVGAGSVYGPHALEIATTVKLTRALWIIPVTIITALINKSDNRINIPWFIPLFVVAMIVAHYIPHWSHTFAHLSWLGEKGLLVALFFIGAGISKKDIKSAGWRPVLMGLVLWTLVSVSSILILN from the coding sequence ATGAAAAAAGCACTGAGTCTCAAATCAACCTCTACATTTTTATACCGGGCCGTTCCGGCTCTTATTTTGTTTCCCTTTGTTTCGGCCCCCATTGCCTTAGCAGCCGGACTCACGTTATCCTTCTTTGGACACGAAGACGCCAAACCCGAAACCGGCAGAACAATTTCTTTTCTATTGCAGGCCTCCATCGTCCTCATGGGATTTGGAATGAACCTGGGAACGGTATTAACGGCTGGCATCTCCGGCTTCAAAATCACACTATTTTCAGTTGTCTCAACCATTTTGGTTGGGTTATTCCTCGGATGGATTTTCCGTGTCGACAAGAAAACCTCCTACCTGATTTCGGTAGGAACAGCCATTTGTGGCGGGAGCGCCATTGCAGCTACTGCTCCTGTTTTAAAAGCCGAAAACCGCCAAATATCCTTTGCACTGGCGACCATTTTCATTCTGAATTCCGTTGCGCTGTTCCTTTTTCCGGTTCTGGGACACATTATGCACCTTTCACAGGAAACCTTCGGATATTGGGCAGCTATTGCCATTCACGATACCAGCTCGGTTGTAGGTGCCGGCAGTGTTTACGGCCCTCACGCGTTGGAAATTGCGACTACCGTGAAGTTGACCCGCGCTTTGTGGATTATTCCGGTTACCATAATAACCGCACTGATAAATAAAAGTGACAATCGCATCAACATTCCGTGGTTCATTCCGTTATTTGTAGTAGCCATGATTGTTGCTCATTATATCCCTCATTGGAGCCATACATTTGCACATTTGAGCTGGCTGGGAGAAAAGGGCTTGTTGGTGGCGCTGTTCTTCATCGGAGCAGGAATTTCGAAAAAAGACATAAAATCCGCAGGATGGCGGCCCGTCCTGATGGGACTGGTTCTCTGGACCCTCGTTTCCGTCTCCTCCATCCTGATTCTCAATTAA